From the genome of Vicia villosa cultivar HV-30 ecotype Madison, WI linkage group LG2, Vvil1.0, whole genome shotgun sequence, one region includes:
- the LOC131652316 gene encoding peroxidase 20, with translation MELSKLLLILIAILSNIHTLRSSELLVHEYYKEKCPLAEEIVRHNMEVAIFKDPRLAASLLRLHFHDCFVMGCDASVLLDSVEGMTSEKQAGPNLNSLRGFEVIDKIKYLLEEECPLTVSCADILAMAARDAVELRGGLRWEVWLGRKDSLESSFSGANLFIPAPNSSLETLINNFKQQGLDVEDLVVLSGSHTIGRARCVSFRQRIYETKPEYHYGYDYDHYKRYTTFRRILGSICPVKGRDNKFAPLDFQTPKRFDNHYFINILEGKGLLGSDNVLISQDMDGKIREQVWSYASNEQLFFASFAKSMIKMGNINVLTGDAGEIRRNCRFVNT, from the exons aTGGAGCTTTCGAAACTGTTATTGATCCTAATTGCTATTCTGTCTAATATTCACACTTTAAGGAGTagtgaacttcttgttcatgagtACTACAAGGAAAAGTGTCCCTTAGCTGAAGAGATAGTGAGACATAACATGGAAGTAGCAATTTTCAAAGATCCACGTTTAGCAGCGTCTTTACTTCGATTACACTTCCACGATTGTTTTGTTATG GGGTGTGATGCATCAGTACTTTTGGATAGTGTTGAGGGAATGACAAGTGAGAAACAAGCTGGACCAAATTTGAATTCTTTACGCGGATTTGAAGTCATTGACAAAATTAAGTATTTACTTGAAGAGGAATGTCCTCTCACAGTTTCATGTGCTGATATTCTTGCCATGGCTGCTCGTGATGCTGTTGAATTG AGAGGAGGACTAAGATGGGAAGTGTGGCTGGGTAGAAAGGATTCCCTTGAGTCGAGTTTCAGTGGAGCCAACCTATTCATTCCTGCTCCAAATTCTTCATTAGAGACCTTAATCAACAATTTTAAGCAACAGGGTCTTGATGTTGAAGACTTAGTGGTTCTATCAG GTAGCCATACTATAGGAAGGGCAAGATGCGTAAGTTTCAGGCAAAGGATCTACGAAACAAAACCAGAATATCACTATGGATACGACTATGATCACTACAAAAGATACACAACCTTCAGAAGAATCCTAGGGTCAATTTGCCCTGTTAAAGGAAGGGATAACAAATTCGCACCCCTTGATTTCCAAACACCAAAAAGGTTTGATAACCACTACTTCATTAACATTCTTGAAGGAAAGGGATTGTTAGGTTCTGATAATGTTCTGATCAGCCAAGACATGGATGGAAAGATCAGGGAGCAGGTGTGGAGCTATgcatccaatgaacaacttttctTTGCTTCATTTGCTAAGTCTATGATTAAGATGGGAAACATCAATGTTCTTACAGGAGATGCAGGAGAAATAAGAAGGAACTGTAGATTTGTTAACACTTAG
- the LOC131652315 gene encoding uncharacterized protein LOC131652315, with the protein MKLSLKFHNNTENQQTQIMTAKLPITIFNHPLLSTITATGNSSSDFSFSLSTNFPTGPAFKLSYTPTTTTTTTTTQTSSLPFSLSLKSGLGLSGSPRNSPLVFSANLSLSTPSSSVPLLLPSFSLHFKPQFGHFSLHKTVLSDTNLNPNPNTNTKTVSDDNPLSVSPQIEKGFVPFQDGCSSGWQNLNLEPFGHRDDNNSNNNNNVVVGVVPDGKNSENCGISPSIAVMARTILPVTQGLLLKFRWGVNFPGNKSGLKIPYLTVNKIGLERIDEVQLDQLNRENREGDLQMVKDLCLWAKGDLEKVEKENKEMKRVLDEMKMRVSSGEGKLLNQKKHLSGESFQTQTRGSNNNSNDRKKNEKKQSNKPQNVVVVSDLESELEKAIKAAAAAASS; encoded by the coding sequence ATGAAGCTCTCCCTCAAATTCCACAACAACACTGAAAATCAACAAACCCAAATAATGACAGCAAAACTACCAATCACCATTTTCAACCATCCCTTACTTTCAACCATCACCGCCACTGGTAACTCATCTTCCGATTTCTCATTCTCACTCTCAACTAACTTCCCAACTGGTCCAGCATTCAAACTCTCTTACActcccaccaccaccaccaccaccaccaccacacaAACCTCATCTCTTCCCTTTTCTCTTTCCCTCAAATCCGGTTTAGGCCTTTCCGGTTCACCTCGTAATTCTCCTCTCGTCTTCTCTGCTAATCTATCACTCTCTACTCCTTCCTCTTCTGtccctcttcttcttccttctttctcTCTTCACTTTAAACCCCAATTCGGTCATTTCTCTCTCCATAAAACCGTTCTCTCTGACACTAATCTtaatccaaaccctaacactaaCACCAAAACTGTTTCTGATGATAACCCTCTTTCTGTTTCGCCTCAAATCGAAAAGGGTTTTGTTCCTTTTCAAGATGGATGTTCCTCCGGTTGGCAAAATTTGAACTTGGAACCATTTGGTCATAGAGAcgacaacaacagcaacaacaacaataacgttGTTGTTGGTGTAGTCCCAGATGGTAAGAACAGTGAAAATTGTGGTATTTCTCCTTCTATTGCAGTTATGGCTAGAACTATTCTACCTGTGACGCAAGGATTATTGTTGAAATTTCGTTGGGGTGTGAATTTTCCGGGGAATAAGTCTGGTTTGAAAATACCATATTTGACAGTGAATAAAATTGGATTGGAGAGGATTGATGAAGTGCAATTGGATCAGTTGAACCGTGAGAATCGCGAAGGTGATTTGCAGATGGTGAAGGATTTATGTTTATGGGCAAAAGgtgatttggagaaggttgagaagGAAAATAAGGAGATGAAGAGAGTGTTGGATGAAATGAAAATGAGAGTCTCTAGCGGTGAAGGGAAGCTTTTGAATCAGAAGAAACATCTTTCAGGCGAGagctttcaaactcaaactcgggGAAGCAATAACAATAGCAATGACagaaaaaagaatgagaaaaaacAATCAAACAAGCCGCAGAATGTTGTAGTGGTGAGTGATTTGGAATCTGAATTGGAAAAAGCTATAAAAGCTGCTGCTGCTGCCGCTTCTTCTTAG
- the LOC131652314 gene encoding type I inositol polyphosphate 5-phosphatase 2-like gives MKGRRGKRSEAFWPSIVMKKWLNIKPKVNDFSEDEVDTETESEDDVFSPKQSKMEERGGKDNPFRTQGVQSIFSSQIPDASFKKGYKTKHRRGKSETLRAQYINTKEVRVAIGSWNVAGKHPSENLDIDDWICAEEPSDIYIFGFQEVVPLNAGNVLGAEDNTPIQKWEAIIRRTLNKSSEPDSKHKSHSAPPSPVMRTSSAADILAENIDGDNPIDMMNDEYMETVVEKYDLKQQLEANNVISIGNDIHVRKAYGIDLDWPERPLDAISQIVDSNPKLRRVLSSSARIGFDLNENAFIYSGSSGGGGGGGGGGLKRSHHSSGNLGLLLKEQQVISNVVDSLDDVSEMLSNEDDDAFIELPDNQDDDGLGDTKSHARYVRIISKQMVGIYVSVWVQRRLRRHINNLKVSPVGVGLMGYMGNKGSVSISMSLFQSRMCFVCSHLTSGTKDGAEQRRNSDVNEILRRTCFSSVFDTDQALTIPSHDQIFWFGDLNYRISMLDSEVRKLVALKKWDELMYYDQLSNELRVGRVFEGWKEGLINFAPTYKYEINSDRYVGEIPKEGEKKRAPAWCDRILWLGKGIKQLQYERAEIKLSDHRPVSSIFSVEVEVFDHRKLRRALNFTSTAAVHPEIFPDEEDDQFY, from the exons ATGAAGGGAAGAAGAGGAAAAAGATCAGAG GCTTTTTGGCCTTCTATTGTGATGAAAAAATGGCTTAATATTAAGCCTAAGGTGAATGATTTTAGTGAAGATGAAGTTGATACTGAAACTGAAAGTGAAGATGATG TTTTCTCTCCTAAACAATCGAAAATGGAAGAGCGCGGCGGCAAAGATAATCCATTTAGAACACAAGGGGTTCAATCTATATTCTCAAGTCAAATACCAG ATGCATCTTTTAAGAAAGGATACAAAACAAAACACAGAAGAGGAAAATCGGAAACTTTGCGTGCTCAGTACATAAACACTAAGGAAGTGAGGGTAGCAATTGGATCTTGGAATGTTGCTGGAAAACATCCATCCGAAAATCTTGatattgatgattggatttgcGCCGAAGAACCGAGTGATATTTACATTTTCGG TTTTCAGGAAGTAGTTCCACTGAATGCTGGAAATGTACTTGGAGCCGAAGATAATACGCCGATCCAAAAATGGGAAGCAATCATTAGGAGAACTTTAAACAAATCTTCTGAGCCTGACAGTAAACATAAAAGCCATAGCGCGCCTCCTTCTCCGGTTATGCGAACTTCTTCTGCTGCTGATATTCTAGCTGAAAATATAGATGGTGATAATCCAATTGACATGATGAATGATGAGTATATGGAAACTGTTGTTGAGAAATATGATCTAAAACAACAGTTGGAAGCAAATAATGTAATTAGTATCGGAAATGATATACATGTGAGGAAAGCTTATGGTATTGATCTTGATTGGCCTGAACGTCCGTTAGACGCAATCTCACAAATTGTTGATTCTAATCCGAAGCTGCGGAGAGTATTGAGTAGTTCAGCTAGAATTGGTTTTGACTTGAATGAGAATGCTTTCATATACAGCGGCAgcagtggtggtggtggtggtggtggtggaggcGGTTTGAAACGCTCGCACCATAGTTCGGGAAATTTGGGCTTGTTATTGAAAGAGCAACAGGTTATATCGAACGTGGTTGATTCCTTAGATGATGTATCTGAGATGTTGTCTAATGAGGATGATGATGCTTTTATTGAATTACCTGACAACCAAGATGATGATGGATTAGGCGATACGAAATCGCATGCGAGGTATGTTCGGATTATCAGCAAGCAAATGGTGGGAATATATGTATCTGTTTGGGTGCAGAGGAGGTTGAGACGACACATAAATAATTTGAAAGTTTCTCCTGTTGGAGTTGGTCTTATGGGCTACATGGGAAACAAG GGTTCTGTTTCAATCAGCATGTCACTCTTTCAGTCGCGTATGTGTTTTGTTTGTTCTCATCTGACTTCTGGTACGAAAGATGGAGCAGAGCAAAGACGAAACTCTGACGTTAATGAAATTCTACGTAGAACTTGTTTCTCATCCGTCTTTGATACAGATCAAGCACTAACAATACCATCACACGA TCAGATTTTCTGGTTCGGAGATTTGAATTATCGGATCAGCATGTTAGACTCCGAAGTTCGAAAACTGGTCGCTCTAAAAAAGTGGGATGAACTAATGTATTATGATCAG CTAAGCAATGAACTACGCGTAGGACGCGTATTTGAAGGATGGAAAGAAGGGTTGATAAACTTTGCACCTACTTACAAATATGAAATCAACTCTGATAGATATGTTGGTGAGATTCCAAAAGAAGGCGAGAAAAAAAGAGCTCCTGCATG GTGTGATCGTATATTATGGTTAGGAAAAGGAATTAAGCAACTACAATACGAGCGTGCAGAAATTAAGCTATCGGATCATAGACCAGTTAGTTCAATTTTCTCGGTGGAAGTCGAAGTATTCGATCATCGCAAACTAAGAAGAGCACTAAATTTTACTAGTACTGCTGCAGTTCATCCTGAGATTTTccctgatgaagaagatgatcaatTTTACTAG